TGATCCATTTGCAAGGGAGAATCATCGGAACACCACCCATGGGTTCTATGAATTGTCTTTTGGTCATCAGAAAAAAGGTAAAGAGAACCGTGGTCCGCTCCCGTTGTTTCCCCGATCGTTTGCAGGACATCCTGGATCCCCTTGTCCACTTCAGCGGATTCCAAGTTGAAGAAGTGGGTCGAAATTTTCATAACGATTTTTTCAAAAGCTTCTCGGTCCTGCAAAAGGTCCTCCGCTAAAATTGCTTACTCATTTTTGGTTTCCCAAATTCCCTGGGAGGTTATTCCCCAAACAAAAAAACCAGATTCCCACTCTTTGGTTAAATCCACGGGGTATCCGGTCTCCTTGATTTTATTTCGGCAACCTGGCTATCCCTTAAACTCAGGACCCGTGGTTTTCCGCCCTCCGATTACTCGAAGTTTGGCTTTATCGATCGCTATTCTTTTCGGTTAAATACTGAAAATCTTTAATTCTTAATGGCAGAGCTTAGCATGTAGAAAAAAAGTAAGCAAGCACAATTATTTTCGTGCTCACCAGGGCTATGATTGTCTATTCTTCAAAATATTAAAGCTTTTTCAATGCTGAGGACATTCGATCGACGGCTTCGGCCAAGGTTTTTCGGGGGCAAGCAAAATTCAAACGAACGAAGCCTTCTCCTCCTTTTCCGAATTCCTCCCCATCGTTAAGGGCGACTTGGGCCTCTTTAAGAAAAAATTCAAAAGAATTTCCCGGTATCCCCGCTTCCTGGCAATCGAGCCAAGCCAAATAAGTTGCCTCCATCTGGGTCATCCGGACTCCCGGGAGTCGATCGGCAACCGACCGAGAAAGAAACTTTCTGTTTTCATTCAAGTAGGCCAATACCTGGTCTAACCATTCTTGCCCATCTCGAAACCCTGCCAGAGCAGCTACATGCCCCATGATGTTCACACCAGATATAATGCCCAGACTCGTTTTTTTCCAAATTTCCTGAAGCCCAGCGTTGGGGATGATGGCCAAACCACAATGAAGGCCGGCCAAATTGTAAGTTTTACTCGGGGCCATAAGGGTCACGGTGCGATCGGCTACTTCAGGGCTGAGGGTGGCAATGGGAATATGATGGTAGTTAGGATAGAGCAGATCACAATGGATTTCATCGGAGCAGATGATCAAGTTGTGGCGAAGGCAGATTTCCGCTATGTTCACAAGTTCTTCCCGGGTGTAAACCCGACCCACAGGATTGTGGGGATTACAAAGGATAAAAACCTTGGTCCGCTCCGTAATCTCTTTTTCGAAGGCCTCATAATCAATGC
Above is a genomic segment from Deltaproteobacteria bacterium containing:
- a CDS encoding PatB family C-S lyase: MHYDFDQVRERRGTDSIKWKKYGEGVLPLWVADMDFISADPILQALHRRIDHGFFGYTRPTEGLYQVIQERMKKLYQWEIQTQEIFFLPGLVTGLNIFFQAYAGLGDGVLVQPPVYHHFIKDPIAHGRVVIDPPLTRQGDSYGIDYEAFEKEITERTKVFILCNPHNPVGRVYTREELVNIAEICLRHNLIICSDEIHCDLLYPNYHHIPIATLSPEVADRTVTLMAPSKTYNLAGLHCGLAIIPNAGLQEIWKKTSLGIISGVNIMGHVAALAGFRDGQEWLDQVLAYLNENRKFLSRSVADRLPGVRMTQMEATYLAWLDCQEAGIPGNSFEFFLKEAQVALNDGEEFGKGGEGFVRLNFACPRKTLAEAVDRMSSALKKL